In one window of Festucalex cinctus isolate MCC-2025b chromosome 14, RoL_Fcin_1.0, whole genome shotgun sequence DNA:
- the btbd3b gene encoding BTB/POZ domain-containing protein 3 yields MVDAKGRNMKCLTFFLMLPESVKSKSSKSSKKGNASGSPKLPPVCYEIITLRNKKKKKMAADIFPTKKPAPANTVQQYQQQNINNNNTIHNCNWQGLYSTIRERNSVMYNNELMADVHFVVGQPGRTKRLPGHRYVLAVGSSVFHAMFYGELAENDDEIHIPDVEPAAFLAMLKYIYCDEIDLSADTVLATLYAAKKYIVPHLARACVNFLETSLSAKNACVLLSQSCLFEEPELTQRCWEVIDAQAELALRSEGFCDIDSQTLESILQRETLNAKELIVFEAALSWAEAECQRQELILSTDNKRKVLGKAMYLIRIPTMALDDFANGAAQSGVLTLNETNDIFLWYTAAKKPELQFVSQPRKGLTPQRCHRFQSCAYRSNQWRYRGRCDSIQFAVDKRVFIAGFGLYGSSCGSTEYSAKIELKRQGVLMGQNLSKYFSDGSSNTFPVWFEYPVQIEPDTFYTASVVLDGNELSYFGQEGMTEVQCGKVTFQFQCSSDSTNGTGVQGGQIPELIFYA; encoded by the exons ATGGTCGATGCCAAGGGAAGGAACATGAAATGTCTGACTTTCTTCTTAATGCTGCCTGAGTCAGTCAAAAGCAAGTCAAGCAAAAGCTCCAAGAAGGGGAACGCCAGTGGCAGCCCCAAGCTGCCCCCGGTCTGCTATGAGATCATCACTCTgaggaacaagaagaagaagaagatggcaGCGGACATATTTCCCACCAAAAAGCCGGCACCTGCCAACACGGTGCAACAGTACCAGCAGCAGAACATCAACAACAATAATACCATACATAACTGTAACTGGCAAGGACTCTACTCAACCATCAGAGAAAG AAATTCTGTAATGTACAACAATGAGCTGATGGCAGATGTTCACTTTGTGGTGGGTCAGCCTGGAAGAACCAAGCGGCTGCCAGGACACAGA TATGTTTTGGCTGTGGGAAGCTCAGTGTTTCATGCCATGTTTTATGGTGAACTGGCTGAGAATGATGATGAGATTCACATTCCGGATGTGGAGCCAGCTGCCTTTCTGGCAATGTTGAA GTACATCTACTGTGACGAGATTGACCTAAGTGCTGACACAGTCTTAGCAACTCTGTACGCTGCCAAAAAGTACATCGTTCCGCACCTGGCGCGTGCCTGCGTGAACTTCCTGGAGACCAGCCTGAGCGCCAAGAACGCCTGCGTGCTCCTCTCCCAGAGCTGCCTGTTCGAAGAGCCCGAGCTGACTCAGCGCTGCTGGGAAGTGATCGACGCCCAGGCCGAGCTGGCGCTACGCTCCGAAGGTTTCTGCGACATCGACTCCCAGACCCTGGAGAGCATCCTCCAGCGAGAGACACTCAACGCTAAAGAGCTCATTGTCTTCGAGGCGGCGCTCAGCTGGGCTGAGGCGGAGTGTCAGAGACAAGAGCTCATCTTGTCCACTGACAACAAGCGCAAGGTTTTGGGCAAGGCCATGTACCTGATTCGCATCCCCACCATGGCTCTGGATGACTTCGCCAATGGAGCGGCCCAATCAGGCGTGCTGACGCTTAACGAGACCAACGACATCTTCCTGTGGTACACAGCCGCCAAGAAGCCTGAACTTCAATTTGTCAGCCAGCCGAGGAAGGGCCTGACGCCCCAGCGCTGCCACAGGTTCCAGTCCTGCGCCTACCGAAGCAATCAGTGGCGTTACCGGGGCCGCTGCGACAGCATCCAGTTCGCTGTGGACAAACGAGTTTTCATCGCCGGTTTCGGACTCTACGGCTCCAGCTGCGGGTCAACAGAGTACAGTGCCAAGATCGAGCTCAAACGCCAGGGAGTGCTGATGGGACAAAACCTGAGCAAATACTTCTCGGATGGCTCCAGCAACACTTTCCCGGTGTGGTTCGAGTACCCGGTGCAGATCGAGCCTGATACCTTCTACACCGCCAGTGTGGTTCTTGATGGGAATGAGCTGAGCTACTTTGGACAGGAAGGCATGACAGAGGTGCAGTGTGGGAAGGTGACATTTCAATTCCAGTGCTCGTCCGACAGCACTAATGGCACAGGGGTGCAAGGAGGTCAAATTCCCGAGCTGATCTTCTACGCCTAA